In Brassica rapa cultivar Chiifu-401-42 chromosome A06, CAAS_Brap_v3.01, whole genome shotgun sequence, a single window of DNA contains:
- the LOC103875173 gene encoding bidirectional sugar transporter SWEET4 — protein sequence MSTYISIPTSLRVSINISKTHIFNISNCISLSLSLVFFVSCFLFLLVNKMVSATVARNIAGIFGNVISLFLFLSPIPTFITIYKMKKVEEYKADPYLATVLNCALWVFYGLPIVHPDSLLVITINATGLAIELFYLSIFFYFSPTPRKVKVGLWLVGEMVFVGIVATCTLLLFHTHNKRSSFVGIICVIFVSLMYIAPLTIMSKVIKTKSVRYMPFSLSLANFLNGIIWVIYALIKFDLFILIGNGLGTVSGAVQLILYACYYKTTPKDDEEEDNLSKANSQLQLSGNQGQAKGVPA from the exons ATGAGTACTTATATATCTATACCAACATCTCTTCgtgtttctataaatataagCAAAACACATATATTTAACATATCAAATTgcatctctctgtctctctctcttgtgttctttgtttcttgtttcttgTTCTTACTTGTCAATAAAATGGTTAGCGCGACCGTTGCGAGAAACATTGCCGGCATTTTTG GCAATGTCATCTCACTGTTCTTGTTCCTATCTCCCAT ACCAACATTCATAACCATATACAAGATGAAGAAGGTGGAGGAATACAAAGCTGACCCATACTTAGCCACAGTACTAAACTGCGCACTATGGGTTTTTTATGGCTTACCAATAGTCCATCCAGATAGTCTCCTTGTGATCACAATTAATGCCACTGGTCTCGCCATTGAACTCTTTTACCTTTCTATCTTCTTCTACTTTTCTCCCACCCCACGTAAG GTGAAAGTGGGGCTATGGCTGGTAGGAGAGATGGTATTTGTAGGAATAGTAGCCACATGCACATTGCTATTGTTCCACACGCATAACAAGAGATCTTCTTTTGTTGGAATCATTTGTGTCATTTTTGTTAGCCTCATGTATATTGCTCCTCTCACCATCATG AGTAAGGTGATCAAGACCAAAAGTGTGAGATACATGCCATTCTCTCTCTCACTTGCCAACTTTCTAAACGGTATCATTTGGGTTATTTATGCCCTTATTAAATTCGACCTTTTCATTTTG ATTGGAAATGGACTAGGGACAGTATCAGGAGCAGTACAACTTATACTTTATGCTTGTTATTACAAGACAACACcaaaagatgatgaagaagaagataatctTTCTAAGGCTAACTCTCAGCTACAACTCAGTGGCAACCAGGGACAAGCTAAAGGAGTTCCAGCTTGA
- the LOC103875174 gene encoding RNA exonuclease 4, which translates to MDYRSSMESSETLRNKCAACYRQFNKMEHLVEHMKISYHSGHEPTCGVCKKHCRSFESLREHLIGPLPKQECKNIFSLRGCRFCMMILESPNARRIHQERCQFSSVNAGLTTRMAALGLRDKAMIDYTSSRSPKMVALSCKMVGGGSDGSLDLCARVCITDENDNVVFHTYVKPSMVVTNYRYETTGIRPENLRDAMPLKHAQRKIQEFLCNGEPMWKIRPRGGKGRILVGHGLDHDLDRLQLEYPSSMMRDTAKYPPLMKTSKLSNSLKYLTQAYLGYDIHVGIQDPYEDCVATMRLYTRMRYQKHKIEAYPLPADVQNRSNQVAWRQSEVERMSPNEMLSISRSDYYCWCLDSLA; encoded by the exons ATGGATTACAGATCATCTATGGAGTCATCGGAAACCCTAAG GAACAAGTGCGCAGCTTGTTATAGGCAATTCAACAAAATGGAACATTTGGTGGAACACATGAAGATCTCTTATCACTCCGGTCATGAGCCTACTTGTGGGGTTTGCAAGAAACATTGCCGATCTTTTGAGTCACTCCGCGAACATCTCATAG GACCATTGCCAAAACAAGAATGCAAGAACATTTTTAGCCTTCGCGGATGCAGATTCTGCATGATGATCCTCGAAAGCCCTAACGCTCGTAGGATTCATCAAGAGAGATGCCAATTTTCGAGCGTCAATGCT GGATTGACGACTCGTATGGCAGCGTTAGGCCTTAGAGATAAAGCCATGATCGACTACACGTCATCACGGTCTCCAAAAATGGTTGCACTCTCTTGCAAGATGGTAGGAGGAGGAAGCGACGGGTCGTTGGATCTATGCGCAAGGGTTTGCATAACGGATGAGAACGACAACGTTGTGTTCCACACGTACGTGAAACCGTCAATGGTCGTGACGAACTATAGGTACGAGACGACCGGTATACGTCCAGAGAATCTGAGGGACGCAATGCCGTTGAAACATGCACAAAGAAAGATTCAAGAATTTCTTTGTAATGGAGAACCCATGTGGAAGATTCGTCCAAGAGGTGGGAAAGGGAGGATTCTCGTGGGACATGGGCTGGATCACGATCTTGACCGCCTTCAACTTGAATATCCTTCTTCCATGATGAG GGATACTGCAAAATATCCTCCGTTGATGAAAACAAGCAAGCTGAGCAATTCTCTCAAGTACTTAACCCAAGCCTATCTCGG GTATGATATTCATGTTGGGATACAAGACCCATACGAAGATTGTGTAGCGACGATGAGGCTTTACACGAGAATGAGATATCAGAAACATAAGATTGAAGCATATCCTTTACCAGCCGACGTGCAGAACCGTAGCAATCAAGTGGCTTGGAGGCAGAGCGAGGTCGAAAGGATGTCTCCTAATGAAATGCTCTCCATCTCTCGCTCCGACTACTATTGCTGGTGCTTGGACTCCCTCGCTTAA